Below is a genomic region from Methylobacterium sp. FF17.
CCGAACTGCTCACCGACTAAGGTCTGGGCTTTACCCTGAGCGTGATCCGCGTCAGTTCGGATGGCGGCCCGAGCCTCAGGGCGAAGCCCGGCCACAGCCCCGTGCCGTTGTTGACGTAGAGCGTCATGCCACCGACCGCGTAGGCGCCCGAGACGAAGCCGTTGTTCGCCCGCGCGACCAGCCGGTCCAGGCCCACGATCATCCCCCCATGGGTGTGACCGGACAGTTGGAGCGCCACGCCCTTCGCGGCCGCCCTGCCCGCATCCCTCGGCTGATGGTCCAGGAGAACGATGGGCGCGCCCGGCGGCGAGCCCGCCAGCGCCGCGTCGAGGTCGTGGGGCGGCTGGCCGGAATGCGAGGCCGACAGGTCGGTCACGCCCGCCAGGACCAGGCCGCCGCCGCCGCGCCTGAGAACCGTATGCCGGTTCTCAAGCACCTCCATCCCCAGCTCGGCATAGTGGCGCATCCACGCCGCGTATTCGAAGAAATATTCGTGGTTGCCGGGGATCACCCAAACCCCGTCCGCAGCGTGGAGATCACGCAGCGGCTCGACGTCCGCGCGACGCGAAGCGAGTGAACCGTCGATCAGGTCCCCGGTGACCACGACGAGGTCGGCACCGAGTTGGTTGGATCGCGCCACGACCTCGCGCGCCCATCCCGCTGAAAACAAGCGGCTGAGATGCAGATCCGTCAGCTGGAGAAGGGTGTAGCCGTCGAACCCGGTCGGGAGGTTTTCGATCTCGACGGTGACATCCTTGAGGGGCGGCACCCGTACGGCTTGCTGGACCGCCACCGCAGACAAGACCAGCGCCGCGGCGGCCTCCGCGTAGCGCAATTCCGCAGGGATCGCCCACCCACCGCCGGGCAAAAGCCTGGAGGCCAAGGCCACGACGTCGAAGGCCAAATGCATCGCCGCAACGAGGAAGATGGCACCGAAGGCCCAGTTGAACAGCACGATCAACGCACGCGGGAATTCCGGCGCGAAGACCGAGCCGGAC
It encodes:
- a CDS encoding metallophosphoesterase, with protein sequence MFHLIFGLPCLYVIARVLWPLPWPLALKAAVAILLLIASQYHLWSRLSSGSVFAPEFPRALIVLFNWAFGAIFLVAAMHLAFDVVALASRLLPGGGWAIPAELRYAEAAAALVLSAVAVQQAVRVPPLKDVTVEIENLPTGFDGYTLLQLTDLHLSRLFSAGWAREVVARSNQLGADLVVVTGDLIDGSLASRRADVEPLRDLHAADGVWVIPGNHEYFFEYAAWMRHYAELGMEVLENRHTVLRRGGGGLVLAGVTDLSASHSGQPPHDLDAALAGSPPGAPIVLLDHQPRDAGRAAAKGVALQLSGHTHGGMIVGLDRLVARANNGFVSGAYAVGGMTLYVNNGTGLWPGFALRLGPPSELTRITLRVKPRP